A stretch of Dysidea avara chromosome 5, odDysAvar1.4, whole genome shotgun sequence DNA encodes these proteins:
- the LOC136256682 gene encoding uncharacterized protein, with amino-acid sequence MMSQTLKTIINCSTVCHRSYLLSRESLHQKKYLVGCYNQDSNHWIFIAIELESKHFYYLDPFGPSRALRGTFAALKKYFKTRGDFMISDDVSIDKFKVHELSKKIQFDPFNCGVFCRRIKLNDC; translated from the exons ATGATGAG CCAGACACTGAAAACAATAATAAACTGCTCAACTGTATGCCACAGATCTTATCTATTATCCAGG GAAAGTTTACATCAGAAGAAATATCTGGTTGGGTGTTACAATCAAGATAGTAATCATTGGATATTTATT GCTATTGAACTGGAATCAAAGCACTTTTACTACCTTGATCCATTTGGACCATCCCGTGCTTTACGTGGTACCTTTGCTGCATTAAA gaAATATTTCAAGACAAGGGGCGATTTCATGATTTCTGATGATGTTAGTATAGACAAGTTTAAAGTACATGAACTGAGCAAGAAGATACAATTTGATCCTTTCAACTGTGGAGTCTTTTGTAGACGTATAAAGCTTaatg ATTGCTGA
- the LOC136255862 gene encoding uncharacterized protein isoform X1, which translates to MALLDEFEEFVRVKVEVDKCTHQQISDELKSSFPGERGFSLRSIERFCSEKGIKKITNIDDQQLGEVISDAVMQVGPTYGRKMMTGLLSSQGVHVNQQRVKESLCRVAPAYQNARRTDTARQTNPAPYRADYVGHKLHLDQNEKLVMYGVTHVAAVDGYGGMIMGFVTMPIKNNVEIYSHLYKPILVQFGLWDQLRVDQGKEWVLTLHIQETLAHLRLNTSRAPHLQSTSKQMYIVTLLT; encoded by the exons ATGGCTTTGCTTGACGAATTCGAAGAGTTCGTGAGGGTTAAGGTGGAAGTGGATAAATGTACTCACCAGCAAATAAGCGATGAGCTGAAGTCATCATTTCCTGGCGAACGGGGCTTCAGTCTTCGTAGCATTGAAAGGTTTTGCAGTGAGAAGGGGATCAAGAAGATAACCAATATTGATGATCAACAGTTGGGCGAGGTTATCAGCGATGCTGTTATGCAG GTGGGACCCACATACGGTAGGAAAATGATGACAGGACTGTTGTCATCTCAAGGGGTACATGTCAACCAACAGAGGGTAAAAGAATCCTTGTGTAGGGTTGCTCCAGCTTACCAAAATGCAAGAAGGACAGATACTGCTCGACAGACAAATCCAGCTCCATATAGAGCAGACTACGTTGGACATAAATTACACCTGGACCAGAATGAGAAATTGGTGATGTACGGTGTGACTCATGTGGCAGCCGTGGATGGGTACGGTGGGATGATAATGGGTTTTGTGACCATGCCAATTAAAAACAATGTGGAAATATACTCTCACTtatataa GCCCATACTTGTTCAGTTTGGCCTGTGGGACCAGTTACGTGTGGACCAAGGCAAGGAGTGGGTACTGACACTGCATATACAAGAAACACTAGCACACCTGAGACTCAACACAAGTCGTGCTCCTCACCTGCAAAGTACATCAAAACAGATGTATATTGTGACCTTACTGACTTGA
- the LOC136255862 gene encoding uncharacterized protein isoform X2, whose amino-acid sequence MALLDEFEEFVRVKVEVDKCTHQQISDELKSSFPGERGFSLRSIERFCSEKGIKKITNIDDQQLGEVISDAVMQVGPTYGRKMMTGLLSSQGVHVNQQRVKESLCRVAPAYQNARRTDTARQTNPAPYRADYVGHKLHLDQNEKLVMYGVTHVAAVDGYGGMIMGFVTMPIKNNVEIYSHLYKPILVQFGLWDQLRVDQGKEWVLTLHIQETLAHLRLNTSRAPHLQKSHCRTHLG is encoded by the exons ATGGCTTTGCTTGACGAATTCGAAGAGTTCGTGAGGGTTAAGGTGGAAGTGGATAAATGTACTCACCAGCAAATAAGCGATGAGCTGAAGTCATCATTTCCTGGCGAACGGGGCTTCAGTCTTCGTAGCATTGAAAGGTTTTGCAGTGAGAAGGGGATCAAGAAGATAACCAATATTGATGATCAACAGTTGGGCGAGGTTATCAGCGATGCTGTTATGCAG GTGGGACCCACATACGGTAGGAAAATGATGACAGGACTGTTGTCATCTCAAGGGGTACATGTCAACCAACAGAGGGTAAAAGAATCCTTGTGTAGGGTTGCTCCAGCTTACCAAAATGCAAGAAGGACAGATACTGCTCGACAGACAAATCCAGCTCCATATAGAGCAGACTACGTTGGACATAAATTACACCTGGACCAGAATGAGAAATTGGTGATGTACGGTGTGACTCATGTGGCAGCCGTGGATGGGTACGGTGGGATGATAATGGGTTTTGTGACCATGCCAATTAAAAACAATGTGGAAATATACTCTCACTtatataa GCCCATACTTGTTCAGTTTGGCCTGTGGGACCAGTTACGTGTGGACCAAGGCAAGGAGTGGGTACTGACACTGCATATACAAGAAACACTAGCACACCTGAGACTCAACACAAGTCGTGCTCCTCACCTGCAAA AATCACATTGTCGAACGCATTTGGGTTGA